A region from the Leptolyngbyaceae cyanobacterium genome encodes:
- a CDS encoding transposase — protein sequence MYATQKNQIRGLSKQEFIALSALCRLSKNLFNVALYESRQYFFAERERLTYESNYHICKSNENYRLLNTDIAQQTMKVVDRSMKSFLGLFKAISIGRCDRKPQLPRYLPKDGYFTLIIPRIKLKDGIFNIPMSNEFKKEYGEVRIKLPERLKTKKIKEVRIHPKYSARWFEIEYIYEEEKIETSVDLEKAIAIDLGVNNLAACFDTEGHQFLIDGKRLKSINQWYNKRNAFLQSVKDKQGIKGLTERQARLNQWRNDSIRDYLNKTARIIINHCVTHRIGKLIIGYNPGIKQEINIGRSNNQNFVQIPFWQLRQKLRALCSRYGIEYLEQEESYSSKASFYDRDEIPVYNADRPSQTRFSGKRIKRGLYQTKDKHLVSADINGSANILIKSKHRLSFERVCSGFLANPLRIFVS from the coding sequence ATGTACGCCACTCAGAAAAATCAAATCAGAGGACTGAGCAAACAGGAATTTATTGCCCTGAGTGCATTGTGCCGTCTGAGTAAAAATCTGTTTAACGTGGCTCTGTACGAATCCAGACAGTATTTCTTTGCCGAAAGAGAACGGCTAACCTATGAATCAAACTACCACATCTGCAAATCAAATGAGAATTATCGATTGCTGAACACCGACATTGCTCAACAAACGATGAAGGTAGTAGATAGAAGCATGAAATCTTTCTTGGGCTTATTTAAAGCAATTAGCATAGGACGCTGCGATCGAAAACCACAACTTCCTAGATACTTGCCTAAAGACGGATACTTTACTCTGATTATTCCCAGAATTAAACTGAAGGACGGAATATTTAATATTCCCATGTCTAATGAATTTAAAAAGGAATATGGCGAGGTAAGAATTAAACTCCCTGAAAGATTGAAAACTAAAAAGATTAAGGAGGTACGAATACACCCAAAATACTCGGCTCGTTGGTTTGAGATTGAGTACATTTACGAAGAAGAGAAAATCGAAACATCGGTTGATTTGGAAAAAGCGATTGCGATTGACTTAGGAGTTAATAATCTGGCAGCTTGTTTTGACACTGAAGGGCATCAATTTTTAATTGATGGGAAAAGACTTAAAAGTATTAATCAATGGTACAACAAGCGTAATGCCTTCCTTCAGTCAGTTAAAGATAAGCAAGGGATTAAGGGATTGACCGAGCGGCAAGCACGTCTTAACCAATGGCGGAATGACTCGATTCGAGATTACCTGAATAAGACTGCTAGAATCATCATCAATCATTGCGTAACCCACCGAATCGGTAAATTGATAATTGGCTACAATCCTGGTATCAAACAAGAGATTAATATCGGACGTTCTAACAATCAAAACTTTGTGCAAATTCCGTTCTGGCAACTGAGACAAAAACTTAGGGCTTTGTGTTCTCGATATGGAATTGAGTATTTGGAACAAGAGGAATCTTATTCTTCTAAAGCTAGTTTTTACGACCGAGATGAAATTCCCGTTTACAATGCCGATCGGCCCAGTCAAACAAGGTTTTCCGGTAAAAGGATTAAACGGGGATTGTATCAAACGAAGGATAAACATTTAGTTTCAGCCGATATTAACGGAAGTGCCAATATTTTAATCAAAAGTAAGCACAGACTCAGTTTTGAGCGAGTGTGTAGCGGGTTTTTGGCTAACCCTTTAAGGATTTTTGTCTCTTAA
- a CDS encoding pentapeptide repeat-containing protein, producing MTSRLVTFILLSAFFGLAAPASAYNAQHLNTFLRTKECRGCDLSNANLGGLDLSDADLRNAYLTGANLQRSNLSGAKLVRADLTNANLSQAYLVGTDLKQAYLTNANLSGADLRLSRLSFAALGRADLSNADLSGAELMGANLREANVIGVDLNRAILEKTTMPDGKVRDSDDLRRQRR from the coding sequence ATGACTTCTAGACTCGTAACTTTTATTCTTCTGTCTGCTTTTTTTGGTTTAGCGGCTCCAGCGAGCGCATACAATGCCCAACATCTAAATACTTTCCTGCGAACAAAAGAGTGCCGGGGATGTGACTTGAGTAACGCTAACTTAGGCGGACTCGACCTCAGCGATGCAGACTTGCGTAATGCTTATCTCACAGGTGCAAATTTACAAAGAAGTAACCTATCCGGTGCCAAATTAGTCCGCGCTGATTTGACTAACGCCAATTTAAGTCAAGCTTATTTGGTAGGTACTGACCTCAAACAAGCTTATCTAACCAATGCTAATTTGAGTGGTGCGGACTTGAGACTAAGCCGACTCTCTTTTGCTGCATTAGGTCGTGCCGACCTCAGCAATGCTGACTTGAGCGGTGCTGAACTAATGGGAGCCAATCTTCGAGAAGCCAACGTGATAGGGGTAGATTTAAACAGGGCTATTCTGGAAAAAACAACGATGCCAGACGGTAAAGTCCGCGACTCCGACGATTTAAGAAGACAAAGAAGATAG
- a CDS encoding LL-diaminopimelate aminotransferase has translation MQFAKRLEPLQSNVFADMDRAKGLAKASGKEVIDLSLGSSDLPTSPHIIDAIAESLKDTSTHGYLLFNATKDFRVTAANWYTERFGVSVDPETEVLPLIGSQEGTAHLPLAVLNPGDFALLLDPGYPSHMGGVYLASGQIYPMPILAENGFLPVLEDIPTPVLAQSRMMVLSYPHNPTTAIAPLSFFQKAVAFCQEHNLVLVHDFPYVDLVFEDAKAPSILQADPEKSVSIEFFTLSKSYNMGGFRIGYAIGNAQLIKALRQVKASVDFNQYRGILNGAMAAMSGSQETVKNAVACFQNRRDAFVKALNRIGWQVPTPNATMYIWAKLPERWAHNSVEFCSQLVQSTGVAAAPGAGFGKSGEGYVRFALVHEPAILETAVSKMAEFLRR, from the coding sequence ATGCAATTTGCTAAACGTTTAGAACCGCTACAGTCCAACGTTTTTGCTGATATGGATCGGGCCAAAGGGCTGGCCAAAGCAAGCGGTAAAGAAGTAATAGATTTATCTCTGGGGTCTTCCGATTTGCCAACATCCCCTCATATTATCGATGCGATCGCCGAATCCTTAAAAGACACCAGCACTCACGGTTACTTGCTATTTAACGCTACAAAAGACTTCCGAGTAACTGCTGCCAATTGGTATACCGAAAGATTCGGCGTTTCAGTCGATCCGGAAACCGAAGTTTTACCTTTAATCGGTTCTCAAGAAGGAACCGCTCATTTACCTTTAGCGGTACTCAATCCAGGAGATTTTGCCTTATTGCTCGATCCCGGCTATCCTTCCCACATGGGAGGAGTTTATTTAGCCAGCGGACAAATTTACCCGATGCCAATACTAGCTGAAAATGGCTTTTTACCAGTGTTGGAAGATATCCCAACCCCAGTATTAGCTCAGTCTCGGATGATGGTGCTGAGTTATCCTCACAATCCGACTACCGCGATCGCACCTTTATCTTTTTTCCAAAAAGCCGTCGCCTTTTGTCAGGAACACAACTTGGTATTAGTACACGATTTTCCTTATGTCGATTTGGTATTTGAAGACGCTAAAGCGCCTTCTATTCTGCAAGCCGATCCCGAAAAAAGCGTTTCTATAGAATTTTTCACTCTTTCCAAATCCTACAATATGGGCGGTTTCCGTATTGGTTACGCGATCGGCAACGCCCAGTTAATTAAAGCTTTGCGTCAGGTGAAAGCTAGCGTAGATTTCAACCAATATCGGGGAATTCTCAACGGTGCAATGGCAGCCATGAGCGGATCTCAAGAAACAGTGAAAAATGCAGTCGCTTGCTTCCAAAATCGTCGCGATGCTTTTGTAAAAGCACTAAACCGCATCGGCTGGCAAGTTCCCACACCAAACGCCACTATGTATATTTGGGCTAAGTTGCCGGAACGTTGGGCGCATAATTCTGTAGAATTCTGTTCTCAGTTAGTACAGAGTACTGGTGTAGCTGCTGCCCCAGGTGCTGGTTTTGGTAAATCTGGGGAAGGTTATGTCCGGTTTGCTTTGGTACACGAACCAGCTATCTTAGAAACCGCCGTTAGTAAAATGGCCGAATTTTTAAGACGGTAA
- the uvrC gene encoding excinuclease ABC subunit UvrC: MTTSAKALPLVKDPERLESRLKEIPAEPGVYFMKDEGDRILYIGKSKKLRSRVRSYFRDAQKHSSRIDMMVRQVVDIEFIVTDTEAEALAFEANLVKQHQPYFNVLLKDDKKYPYLLVTWSEDYPRIFITRNRRLAKEKDRYYGPFVDVGLLRNTLRLAKRLFPLRQRPQPLFKDRPCLNYDIGRCPGVCQGLISPQEYRKIIQKVAMLFQGRTEELIDILTENMQKAAEELNFESAARIRDQIAGVKSLGADQKVSLPDDTISRDAIALAADEQHACIQLFQIRAGRLVGRLGFFADAQSGTAGAILQRVLEEHYQNVESVEIPVEILVQHELPEGEMLAEYLSDRKNRKVTIVAPQRQSKAELIQMVERNAQYELERTQRASDRNNQALQDLAEILDLPEIPHRIEGYDISHIQGSNAVASQVVFIDGLPAKQHYRHYKIRNPEVTIGHSDDFASLAEVIKRRFRKYAEEPQLQRIGSPDFPDLVMIDGGKGQLSSVVAVLQEINLIEDVRVVSLAKQREEIFLPGESLPLPTDAEQPGVQLLRRLRDEAHRFAVTFHRQQRSDKLKRSRLDEISGLGFHRQKQLLAHFHSIDYIREATAKQLAEVPGIGPRLAQEIYEYFHPGS; this comes from the coding sequence GTGACGACTTCTGCGAAAGCCCTACCTTTGGTTAAAGACCCGGAACGCCTGGAAAGTCGGCTGAAGGAGATTCCTGCCGAACCGGGTGTATATTTTATGAAAGATGAAGGCGATCGCATCCTCTACATTGGCAAATCGAAAAAATTGCGATCGCGTGTTCGTTCCTATTTCCGTGATGCCCAAAAACACAGCAGCCGCATCGATATGATGGTGCGGCAAGTGGTGGATATCGAATTTATCGTTACCGATACGGAAGCGGAAGCCTTAGCATTTGAAGCTAATCTTGTCAAGCAGCATCAACCATATTTCAATGTGCTGCTCAAAGATGATAAAAAATATCCTTATCTTTTGGTTACTTGGTCAGAAGATTATCCGCGCATTTTTATTACTCGCAATCGGCGTTTAGCAAAAGAAAAAGATCGATATTACGGCCCTTTTGTCGATGTTGGTTTATTAAGAAATACCCTCCGATTAGCTAAGCGGCTTTTTCCCTTACGGCAACGTCCCCAACCATTATTTAAAGACCGTCCTTGTTTGAATTACGATATTGGGCGCTGTCCGGGAGTTTGCCAAGGTTTAATTTCTCCCCAAGAATATCGCAAAATTATTCAAAAAGTGGCGATGTTGTTTCAGGGCAGGACAGAAGAATTAATTGATATTCTGACAGAGAATATGCAAAAAGCGGCAGAGGAATTAAACTTTGAAAGTGCCGCTAGAATTCGCGATCAAATTGCCGGAGTCAAATCTTTGGGGGCTGACCAAAAAGTTTCTCTGCCAGATGACACGATTTCACGGGATGCCATTGCTTTGGCAGCAGATGAACAACACGCCTGCATTCAATTATTCCAAATTCGGGCGGGTCGATTAGTGGGACGTTTGGGATTTTTTGCCGATGCTCAATCTGGTACGGCTGGCGCAATTTTACAACGGGTATTGGAAGAACATTATCAAAATGTGGAATCGGTAGAAATTCCTGTGGAAATATTAGTGCAGCATGAGTTGCCAGAAGGAGAAATGCTGGCGGAATATTTAAGCGATCGCAAAAATCGCAAAGTTACGATCGTCGCACCCCAAAGACAAAGCAAAGCCGAACTGATTCAGATGGTAGAACGCAATGCCCAGTATGAATTAGAGCGGACGCAACGGGCAAGCGATCGCAACAATCAAGCATTGCAAGACTTAGCCGAAATCCTCGACTTACCGGAAATTCCCCACCGCATCGAAGGATATGACATTTCTCACATCCAAGGTTCCAACGCCGTTGCTTCACAAGTAGTATTTATTGATGGACTACCCGCCAAACAACACTATCGTCATTACAAAATTAGAAATCCCGAAGTAACGATCGGACATTCCGACGACTTCGCCAGTTTAGCAGAAGTAATTAAACGCCGATTTCGCAAATATGCAGAAGAACCGCAATTGCAGCGAATTGGCAGTCCAGACTTTCCCGACTTAGTAATGATCGATGGTGGAAAAGGGCAACTTTCCTCAGTAGTTGCCGTTTTGCAAGAAATCAATTTAATCGAAGACGTGCGAGTAGTTAGTTTAGCCAAACAGCGAGAAGAAATCTTTTTACCCGGTGAATCTTTACCTCTCCCAACCGATGCGGAACAACCGGGAGTACAGTTACTAAGACGACTGCGAGATGAAGCACACCGATTCGCCGTTACCTTTCACCGTCAACAGCGAAGTGATAAATTAAAACGATCGCGTTTAGATGAAATTTCCGGTTTAGGATTTCATCGGCAAAAACAACTTTTAGCACATTTTCACTCGATTGATTATATTCGAGAAGCAACAGCCAAACAGTTAGCAGAAGTTCCCGGAATTGGCCCTCGTTTAGCGCAGGAAATCTATGAATATTTCCATCCAGGTAGCTAA
- the topA gene encoding type I DNA topoisomerase — protein sequence MSTLVIVESPTKARTIRNFLPSNYRVEASMGHVRDLPSSAEEIPEEVKGEKWAQLGVNVEDDFDPLYVVPKDKKKIVKELQKALKEADELLLATDEDREGESISWHLKELLKPKVPTRRMVFHEITQEAIRESLKKCRDIDEQLVHAQETRRILDRLVGYTLSPLLWKKISWGLSAGRVQSVAVRLLVTRERERRAFHEASYWDLKANLEQQKSPFEAKLVSLKGTRIANGSDFDPATGRIANGRNVVLLNEAEAIALKERLAGKIWTVSNLEERPVTRKPAPPFTTSTLQQESNRKLRLSARDTMRIAQSLYEQGYITYMRTDSVNLSDQALTAARSCVEQMYGPQYLSPQPRRYTTKSKGAQEAHEAIRPAGNSFRTPQETGLSGREFDLYDLIWKRTVATQMAESRQTMITVDLQVEDAGFRSSGKRIDFPGYLRAYVEGSDDPEAAIEDQEVILPNLKVGDRPNCKKLEAIAHETQPPARYTEASLVKTLESEGIGRPSTYASIIGTIIDRGYAQMNNNALIPTFTAFAVTSLLEKHFPDLVDTSFTSQMEQTLDDIATGEADWLPYLQKFYLGETGLATQVEERENQIDPAEARTVELENIAVKVRIGKFGPYIEAENGDSVVTASIPKDLTPADLNPDQVEVILRQKTEGPDKLGLHPETGEPIFVLLGTYGPYVQLGEVSEENKKPKRASLPKGVNLEDVTLDMALGLLSLPRNLGVHPDTGSKIQAGLGRFGPYVVHDQGKDGKDFRSLKSTDNVLTIDLERALELLAEPKKTRGGKTSKTKEPLRELGTHPDDDEPVNIYDGPYGPYIKHGKTNAAIPEGESPETVTLEQALELLQAKASTKKSSSKSSKSTSSASSKKSTSATKSTSKTAGKTTTKSTAAKKKTSAS from the coding sequence ATGTCAACCCTCGTTATTGTCGAATCTCCCACCAAAGCACGCACCATTCGTAACTTCCTGCCCTCCAACTACCGCGTCGAGGCATCGATGGGCCACGTTCGCGACCTCCCCTCCTCAGCCGAGGAAATTCCCGAAGAAGTCAAAGGGGAAAAATGGGCGCAGTTGGGAGTGAATGTGGAGGATGACTTTGACCCCCTGTATGTCGTCCCGAAAGATAAAAAGAAAATAGTTAAAGAATTGCAAAAGGCTCTTAAGGAAGCCGACGAACTTTTATTGGCAACAGACGAAGACCGAGAAGGTGAAAGCATCAGTTGGCATCTAAAGGAGCTTTTAAAACCAAAAGTTCCCACCAGACGGATGGTATTTCACGAAATCACTCAAGAAGCAATTCGAGAGTCGCTCAAAAAATGCCGCGATATCGACGAACAACTGGTACACGCCCAAGAAACGCGGCGCATTTTAGACCGATTGGTAGGCTACACCCTCTCACCCCTACTTTGGAAAAAAATCTCTTGGGGACTTTCTGCCGGAAGAGTGCAGTCAGTTGCCGTGCGCCTGTTAGTTACCAGAGAACGAGAACGGCGAGCTTTCCACGAAGCTAGTTATTGGGATTTAAAAGCTAATCTGGAGCAGCAAAAAAGTCCCTTTGAGGCTAAGTTAGTCAGCTTGAAAGGGACGAGAATCGCTAATGGTAGCGATTTCGATCCCGCTACCGGACGCATTGCGAATGGGCGCAATGTGGTTCTGCTCAACGAAGCGGAAGCGATCGCCCTCAAAGAGCGACTCGCTGGTAAAATCTGGACGGTGAGTAACTTAGAAGAGCGTCCGGTTACTCGCAAACCCGCACCCCCGTTTACTACTTCCACCCTGCAACAAGAATCGAACCGAAAACTGCGGCTGTCGGCACGAGACACGATGCGAATTGCCCAAAGTTTGTACGAGCAGGGCTATATTACCTATATGCGGACAGATTCGGTGAATTTATCCGACCAAGCTCTGACTGCCGCCCGCTCCTGCGTCGAGCAAATGTATGGGCCACAATACCTGAGCCCCCAACCCCGTCGCTATACCACTAAAAGCAAGGGCGCACAAGAAGCTCACGAAGCGATTCGTCCAGCGGGTAATAGTTTCCGCACTCCCCAGGAAACTGGACTGAGCGGTAGAGAGTTCGACCTCTACGATTTGATTTGGAAGCGCACCGTTGCTACCCAGATGGCGGAATCCCGGCAAACCATGATTACGGTTGATTTGCAAGTTGAAGATGCTGGTTTCCGTTCCAGTGGGAAGCGCATCGACTTTCCGGGTTATTTGCGTGCTTACGTGGAAGGTTCCGATGACCCGGAAGCGGCAATTGAAGACCAGGAAGTGATTTTGCCGAATTTGAAGGTAGGCGATCGTCCTAATTGTAAAAAATTAGAAGCGATCGCGCACGAAACTCAGCCACCTGCACGTTATACGGAAGCTTCTTTGGTGAAAACCTTAGAAAGCGAAGGCATCGGGCGTCCTAGCACTTACGCTAGCATCATCGGCACGATTATCGATCGCGGCTACGCTCAGATGAACAACAACGCCTTAATCCCCACTTTCACGGCGTTTGCAGTTACCAGCTTGTTGGAAAAGCACTTCCCCGATTTGGTGGATACCAGTTTTACTTCCCAAATGGAACAAACTTTAGATGACATTGCCACTGGAGAAGCAGACTGGTTGCCTTATTTGCAAAAATTCTATTTGGGAGAAACCGGTCTAGCTACTCAAGTAGAAGAACGGGAAAACCAAATTGACCCCGCTGAAGCCCGGACAGTGGAATTAGAAAATATTGCGGTAAAAGTCCGCATCGGTAAATTTGGCCCTTATATTGAGGCAGAAAACGGCGACAGTGTAGTGACAGCTTCTATCCCCAAGGATTTGACTCCGGCTGATTTAAATCCAGATCAAGTAGAAGTCATACTGCGGCAAAAAACTGAAGGCCCAGATAAATTGGGCTTGCATCCGGAAACTGGAGAACCAATTTTCGTACTGCTCGGTACTTATGGCCCTTATGTCCAACTCGGTGAAGTTTCTGAGGAAAATAAAAAGCCTAAACGCGCTTCCTTGCCCAAAGGTGTCAACCTTGAAGACGTAACTTTGGATATGGCGCTGGGATTACTTTCTTTACCTCGCAATCTCGGCGTTCACCCAGACACGGGTAGCAAGATCCAAGCCGGATTGGGACGTTTTGGCCCTTACGTGGTCCACGACCAAGGCAAGGACGGTAAAGATTTCCGTTCTTTAAAATCTACCGATAATGTATTGACAATCGACCTAGAACGTGCATTAGAATTACTGGCCGAGCCGAAGAAAACCAGGGGCGGCAAAACTAGTAAGACGAAGGAACCGTTGCGAGAATTGGGAACTCACCCCGATGATGACGAACCGGTGAATATTTACGATGGCCCCTACGGGCCTTACATCAAGCACGGTAAAACTAATGCGGCGATCCCGGAAGGAGAATCACCCGAAACCGTGACTTTGGAACAGGCGCTAGAACTTTTACAAGCTAAGGCATCTACTAAGAAATCTAGTAGTAAGTCGAGTAAATCAACGAGTTCTGCTAGTAGTAAAAAGAGTACATCTGCTACTAAATCAACTAGCAAAACTGCTGGTAAAACTACCACAAAATCGACTGCCGCTAAGAAGAAAACTTCTGCTAGTTGA
- a CDS encoding alpha/beta hydrolase, which produces MNTLHPIYETLTKSIVYVDNLPEFQSQVQGFLALTGYQIDRVFDDANTGFHAIGLISTTANKPPVLVFRGTDSITDDPSLGDRRGIGFNQFEANKTAISDWLTQISQNSSKNPNNLPIDLIGHSLGGALTQLAASEFTNLVGNIVTFNSPGVSAATANTFNQKVGTSQNVTHYITSGDRVSLGGEAFISGRVILQSYTDPNIDPLRPFNKHRVDGLLTNPPPGYTQQEIPIAQLNSPTFTFTNDADFAELLAAMSYALPQYLPSLTSRAGAEATRISEGFSFLGLTFLVEKSLDPSQPNYLVGNDDSNTALALDGNDTVIGNGGNDTLFGNQGEDILLGGMGNDVIYAGKQNDFLYGNQGDDFLSGDLGDDFLYGGKDNDTLVGGEGNDILSGDFGNDTLIGGNGRDQFVLAAGKGTDAIVDFQDGQDLLVLTGGLFVEQLSIIQGNNETLISVVNGGEVLARLTGIQSSSITSGDFVFG; this is translated from the coding sequence ATGAATACATTACACCCAATTTATGAAACCCTTACTAAAAGCATTGTTTATGTAGATAATCTACCGGAATTTCAATCTCAAGTACAAGGTTTTTTGGCACTGACAGGTTACCAAATAGACCGAGTATTCGACGATGCAAATACGGGTTTTCATGCGATCGGATTAATTTCTACGACAGCTAATAAACCGCCTGTTTTAGTATTTCGCGGAACCGACTCCATCACAGACGATCCCTCACTAGGAGATCGCCGAGGAATTGGTTTCAATCAATTTGAAGCCAATAAAACAGCTATCTCAGATTGGCTGACGCAGATAAGTCAAAACTCCTCTAAAAATCCCAATAATTTACCTATTGACTTAATCGGTCATAGTTTAGGTGGTGCATTAACTCAGTTAGCAGCTAGCGAGTTTACTAACTTAGTAGGAAATATCGTTACTTTTAACTCTCCAGGCGTTTCTGCCGCTACAGCCAATACTTTTAACCAAAAAGTAGGAACTAGCCAAAATGTTACTCACTATATTACCAGTGGAGATAGAGTTAGCTTGGGCGGAGAAGCATTTATATCTGGAAGAGTAATTTTACAGTCATACACAGACCCGAATATCGATCCTTTGCGTCCTTTTAATAAGCATCGAGTGGATGGACTTTTAACAAATCCTCCTCCTGGTTATACTCAGCAAGAAATTCCGATCGCACAACTAAATAGTCCTACTTTTACTTTCACTAACGATGCGGACTTTGCCGAGTTGTTGGCTGCTATGTCTTACGCACTACCGCAGTATTTACCATCACTTACCAGCCGCGCAGGTGCAGAAGCAACGAGGATTAGCGAAGGATTTTCTTTTTTAGGATTGACTTTTTTAGTTGAGAAATCATTAGATCCTTCTCAACCTAATTATTTAGTTGGCAATGATGATAGTAATACTGCTTTGGCTTTAGATGGCAACGATACAGTAATTGGTAATGGAGGAAACGATACTTTATTTGGTAACCAAGGAGAAGATATTTTACTTGGTGGTATGGGGAATGATGTAATTTATGCTGGCAAGCAAAATGACTTTTTATATGGCAACCAAGGAGATGATTTTCTATCTGGTGATTTGGGGGATGACTTTCTCTATGGTGGTAAGGACAATGATACTTTAGTTGGGGGAGAAGGAAATGATATTCTCAGCGGAGATTTTGGTAACGATACCCTAATTGGCGGCAATGGTCGCGATCAGTTCGTGTTAGCTGCTGGTAAGGGAACTGATGCGATAGTTGATTTTCAAGATGGGCAAGATTTATTAGTATTGACTGGTGGTTTATTCGTCGAACAACTCTCAATTATTCAAGGTAATAATGAAACTTTGATTAGCGTTGTGAACGGTGGAGAAGTTCTGGCTAGATTGACGGGAATTCAGTCAAGTTCGATTACATCTGGTGATTTCGTGTTTGGGTAA
- a CDS encoding NF038130 family PEP-CTERM protein, giving the protein MARFMKKFLLGASVVASVSAIASTPVLAATMRATNIQFDTDNINTWTYGPGAPVYDSTGIGGVKRRVLNDFNNKGNYEKAKAALTDEYSATNVEIWTNGEEVTANKGFSANFGKNTIKVESVTKADWASSDLAEKWLNGFLGAYSSILQPLGLTPTAQQKTDIVNKIKEKGMYSSGDPNIGDLTLDDQTGKLKVDLVGHLDRASLYATKKNGVYVPKNDPRYDTGNKLLNDALFAVAAASMKQSKYFQVSEVAKVTFNGVVDYAFSFFATDAMAIAGDRGKGDTTSHTGIYTWEKTVAMEVPEPSAMLALLGLGGLAATKRKQWKKA; this is encoded by the coding sequence ATGGCAAGGTTCATGAAAAAATTTTTACTAGGCGCTTCGGTTGTAGCTAGCGTGAGTGCGATCGCCAGCACACCAGTATTGGCAGCAACCATGAGAGCTACTAATATCCAGTTCGACACCGACAACATCAACACTTGGACTTACGGTCCTGGCGCTCCCGTGTACGATAGCACTGGGATCGGCGGTGTCAAGCGTCGAGTTCTCAACGATTTTAATAACAAAGGTAATTATGAGAAAGCCAAAGCAGCCTTGACAGATGAATATAGCGCTACCAACGTTGAAATTTGGACTAACGGTGAAGAAGTTACTGCCAACAAAGGATTTTCAGCTAATTTTGGCAAAAATACTATTAAGGTAGAAAGCGTTACCAAGGCTGATTGGGCTAGCAGCGATCTGGCTGAAAAATGGCTGAATGGTTTTCTCGGCGCTTACAGTAGTATATTGCAACCATTGGGTTTGACGCCGACCGCTCAACAGAAAACCGATATTGTAAATAAAATTAAAGAAAAGGGTATGTACAGTTCTGGCGACCCCAACATCGGAGACCTCACTTTGGATGACCAGACTGGCAAGTTAAAAGTAGACCTAGTGGGTCACTTGGATAGAGCATCCCTGTATGCTACTAAGAAGAACGGTGTGTACGTACCCAAAAATGACCCCCGTTACGATACGGGAAATAAATTGCTCAATGATGCTTTGTTTGCAGTCGCAGCCGCATCGATGAAGCAAAGTAAATATTTCCAAGTGAGCGAAGTAGCGAAAGTTACTTTTAACGGTGTGGTAGACTATGCTTTCAGCTTCTTTGCTACCGATGCAATGGCGATCGCAGGCGATCGCGGTAAGGGCGACACTACCTCTCACACGGGGATTTACACTTGGGAGAAAACTGTGGCGATGGAAGTACCGGAGCCCTCTGCAATGTTAGCTTTGCTCGGTCTAGGTGGTTTAGCGGCAACCAAGCGCAAGCAATGGAAAAAAGCTTAA
- a CDS encoding response regulator, which yields MLTIQNPFAHSEKQALSGRILLVEDHEVNRCLLSDYLSYLGYQVFCLAEGSTFFEAVTCFRPHLVLLDLKLPDIDGYTLLEQMQQRPKWQQVPVIVVSAYAFKTDRQRAFRLGAKRYFVKPVNLSHLRQAIQEELRDLKT from the coding sequence ATGTTGACAATACAGAACCCCTTTGCTCATTCAGAAAAGCAAGCCTTATCCGGTCGTATTCTTCTAGTTGAAGACCACGAAGTAAACCGTTGTTTGCTGAGTGACTATCTCAGCTACCTTGGATACCAGGTTTTCTGTCTTGCAGAAGGCTCTACTTTTTTTGAAGCTGTCACCTGCTTTCGCCCTCATCTAGTTTTATTGGACTTAAAATTGCCTGATATTGATGGCTACACCCTCCTAGAACAAATGCAGCAGAGACCAAAATGGCAACAAGTTCCGGTAATCGTAGTATCGGCTTATGCTTTTAAAACCGATCGACAACGTGCTTTTCGTCTGGGGGCTAAGAGGTATTTTGTCAAACCCGTAAATCTTTCCCATCTGCGGCAGGCTATTCAAGAAGAATTACGAGATTTAAAGACGTAA
- a CDS encoding thioredoxin family protein: protein MSDVITIGDAEFETEVLKTTKPVLVYFWAPWCGPCRLMTPLVGSVAQTYGDRLKVVKMEVDPNPVAVAQYKVEGVPALRLFKNGEVIEALEGVETKNVKQRITSLVEPHL from the coding sequence ATGAGTGACGTAATTACGATCGGCGATGCTGAATTTGAAACTGAAGTCCTGAAAACCACAAAGCCAGTATTGGTGTATTTCTGGGCTCCTTGGTGTGGCCCTTGCCGCTTGATGACGCCGTTGGTTGGCTCGGTAGCCCAAACCTATGGCGATCGTCTGAAGGTAGTGAAAATGGAAGTAGATCCCAATCCAGTGGCAGTGGCGCAGTATAAAGTCGAAGGCGTTCCCGCACTGAGACTGTTTAAAAACGGAGAAGTAATAGAAGCTTTAGAAGGAGTGGAAACTAAAAACGTCAAACAGAGAATAACCAGCTTAGTAGAACCTCACTTGTAA